The following is a genomic window from Geminicoccus roseus DSM 18922.
GCTGATCACGGTGACGCGGCCCCTCTCCGACCTGGCGACCCGCTTCTCGCCGTTCGACTATTTTGCTCTGGTCGTGATGGCGCTCGTCCTGATCTCCGCGGTCAGCGAGGGATCCCTGCTCAAGGGGCTGCTCAGCGGTGCGCTGGGTGCGCTGTTCGCCTTTCCCGGCAGCGACGAGAACACCGGGACGATGCGGTTCACCTTCGACTACTGGCAGCTCCAGGGCGGTCTCGACGCGCTGCCGGTCCTGGTCGGGGTGTTCGCGGTCGGCACGATCCTGGCGGATATCGCTGGCCTGGGGCGCAAAGGAGAGGAAGCGAGGTTCACCTCCAAGGGCATCCTTTCCAGCTTCCGGGAGGTGCTGGGCGACTGGGTGAACGTTCTGCGCTCCTCGGTGATCGGCACCTGGATCGGCATCCTGCCCGGCATCGGCGCCAATATCGGCTCCCTGGTCGCCTATACGGTGGCCAAGAACACCTCGCGGCGGCCTGAACTGTTCGGCAAGGGTTCACCGGAGGGCATCGTCGCCTCGGAATCGGCCAACAACGCCACGGTCGGAGGGGCGCTGATCCCGCTGATCGCCATGGGCATTCCCGGCAGCGTCATCGACGTGTTCCTGATGAGCGCGCTGCTCATCCACGGCATCCAGCCGGGGCCGCTGCTGTTCGTCAACAACGCCGACCTGGTCTACATCATCCTGGCCGCCTGCCTGCTCTCGACCCTGGCGATGGGCGCGCTGATGGTCGGCATGGTCGGCCAGCTGCGCCGGCTGATGGAGGTGCCCAAGGCCATCGTGCTGCCGGTTGTGCTGGTGTTCTGCGTGATCGGGGTGTTCGCTTCCAACAGCCGGATGTTCGAGGTCGTGGTGATGCTGTGCTTCGGCGCGCTCGGCTTCGTCCTGGAGCGGGCCCGCATTCCGCTGGGGCCGTTCGTGATCGGCTTCATCCTGGCCCCGCTCGCCGAAGCGAAGCTGCGCTCTGGCCTGATGATGACCGCGGGCGACATCACCCCGCTGTTCACCCGGCCGCTGTCGGCCTTCTTCCTCCTCTGCGCCGTGGCTCTTCTGGCCTGGCCTGCCATTGCCGAGCGCCGGCGTCGGGCCAAGCGGCTGGGACAGGCCCGGCTGGACGAGCCCGGCAAGCCATGATCCTGACCGAGGCGATCCCATCATGAGCGGCAGGCCCAACATCCTCTTCGTCACCGTGGACCAGTGGCCGGGGCACCTGCTCGGGATCGAGGGACATCCGGTGGTCGAGACGCCCACGCTCGACCAGCTGGCGCGCAACGGCACCCGGTTTACCCGCGCCTACGCGGAATGCCCGATCTGCATTCCGGCCAGGCGCTCGATCATGACCGGCACCGACCCGCGCACCCATGGCGACCGGGTGTTCCAGCCGGACCTGCCGATGCCGGACCTGCCGACCCTGGCCGGGAGCTTCCGGAACGCCGGCTATCAGGCGACGGCGGTGGGCAAGCTCCACGTCTACCCGCCACGCGACCGCATCGGCTTCGACGAGGTGATCCTGTCCGAGGAGGGTCGCCCCCATCTCGGCACGGTCGACGACTATGACCAGTTCCTTGCCGACAAGGGCTATCCCGGCCAGCAGTACCTGCACGGCATGAGCAACAACGGCTATGTCTGGCGCAGCTGGCACCTGCCGGAGGACTGCCACGTCACCAACTGGGCGACGATGGCGATGTGCCGGACGATCAAGCGGCGCGATCCCACCCGTCCGGCGCTTTGGCATCTCTCCTATACTCACCCGCACCCGCCGCTGGTGCCGCTCGCGTCCTATGTGGAGCGCTATGCCAGGCGCGCCATGGACGAGCCGGTGATGGGAGACTGGGCCACCGAGGAAGCCGACCTGCCGGTGGCGCTGCAGATCGTGCGCGGGTTCTGGCCGAACCTCTCTCCGGATGCGCTGGCCGATGTGAAGCGCGCCTTCTATGCGCTGTGCACCCATATCGACCACCAGCTTCGGATCGTGATCGGGACCCTGCGCGAGGAGGGCATCCTCGACGACACGATCATCCTGTTCACCAGCGACCATGGCGACCTGCTGGGCGATCACGGCCTCTATGCCAAGCGCTACCTCTACGAAGGTTCGGCGCGGGTGCCGATGATCCTGATCGACCGGGCGAAACAGCCGCGGCTGGGCCAGGGCATGGTGGACGACCGGCTGGTCGGCCTTCAGGACGTGATGCCGACCCTTCTTGATCTGGCAGGCATCGACATCCCGGCCAGTTGCACCGGCCGCTCGATGCTGGATCCCATCCCTCGCCGCCACCTCTATGCCGAGGCCCTGGAGGGGCAGAAGGCTACCCGGATGGTCACCGATGGCCGCCACAAGCTGATCTGGTACCCGGCCGGCAACCACCTGCAATTGTTCGACCTGGAGTTGGACCCACGCGAACTCCAGGACCGGAAGGACGATCCCGGTTACGCCGCGGTCCGGGACCAGCTGGAACAGGCGTTGGTCGGCGCGCTGCATGGCGGCGACGAGGCCTGGGTGCGGGATGGACGACTAGAGGGCTTTCCCGCGGCCCCCATCGCCGCCGTGACCGATCGCGGTCTGTCGGGGCAGCGCGGCCTGCATTACCCGCAGCCACCCATGACCGATCCCGGGCTGGTGGTCGGAACGCCCTGAGCCGAGGAGAGCCATCCATGACCACCCCACCTCGGATCCGGGACGTCCGGATCCATCTGGTTCGCGCGCCCCTGGATGAGCCCATCATCGCGCCCTTCGGCCGGGTCGAGATGCGCCACAACCTGCTGGTCGCGGTCCATCTGGACGATGGCGCGGTGGGCCTGGGCGAAACGTGGGCGAACTTCCCGCCCTGGGGATGCGAGGAACGGGTGGCGATCCTGCGCCACGTGGTCCGTCCTGCCCTGCTGGGCGAGAGCCTGGACGACCCGGTCCGCCTCTACGACCGCCTGCTGGCCCGGATGCGTCCCCTGGCGAACCAAATGGGTGCGCCGGGCCCCTTCCATCAGGCTCTGGCTGGCGCCGACCTGGCGGTCTGGGACGCCCTTGCCCGCTCGCGCGGCCTGCCGCTGGCGGACCTGATCCGCGGCGGATCATCCCCGCGCCATGCGGAGGTCTATGCCACCAACCTGCCGATCCATCGGCCGGAGATGATCGAGCAGATGGCCAGGCTGGGCCATACCCGCTTCAAGGTGAAGCTGCCCCAGGACATGGAAGTGGCGAAGACAGGCTTCCCCGCCTGCCGGACCGTGGCAGGAAAGCGGGCGCTGATGACCGACGCCAGCCAGGGCTACGATGTCGAGCGTCTGACGGAACTACTTCCGGTGCTCCAGGCTGCGGAGCTGACCTGGCTGGAGGAGCCTTTTCCGGTGGATGACACGGCCGCCTACCGGGCCTGGCGGAATTGCTCCGGCCGGCCGCCGCTGGCGATGGGCGAGAACAGCATCGGCCTCTCGGGCTTCCGGACGCTGATGGCGGAGATCTCTCCGGAGGTCGTGCAGCCCGACATCACCAAGACCGGCGGGATCAGTGGCGGCCGCACGATCTGCGCGGAGGTAGCGGGTCCTGGCCAGATGGTCTGCCTGCACATGTATGGGGGGCCGGTGGGCCTGTATGCGAGCGCCCATCTGGCGGCGGCAATCGGCACGGTCGCGTGGGTGGAGATGGATTCGAAGCGCAACCCGCTGTTCGAGCAGCTGCTGCCCTCGCCCCCGCAGGTGGTCGAGGGGCGCCTTCATCTCGGCGAGGTTGCGGGGCTCGGGTTCGATGTGCCGGAACGTGTCCTGCTCGATTCCGATGTAACCGAGTCCTGAGCAGTCGAACTGCTCTCGGTCGAACGCAGCAAGGCCATGCCGTTTTCCGTCGCGGCCTGTGATTCATTCTCGATCCGCGGGACCGCTCGCACAGTCGGATGTGGATGACATGGAGCGGATGATCGCCGGCAGCGTCACGGCAGTGATAGGCTTGTCCTACGTCGCCGCGCCGGCCTTCGCCGCGCGCGGACGCGGCACGATCATCAACATCGCCTCCATCGCCGCGATCGCGCCGGAGCTTCTGAACGGCGCCTGCGGCGGGACCAAGACCCTCGCGTTGGCTTTCAGTCGGTCGCTGAAGAAGGACCTGGACGGCAACGGCGTCGACGTTCAGGCGGGCCCGCCGCCTTCGAACTTCTTGGCAGATCGGATGATGACGCCCGAGGTGCTGGCCGATCTGGAGGCGGGCAGGTTCGCGTCGATCCCTTCGCTGCAGGACGAAAGCCAGTGGAAGGCTGCATGCAAGGAGATCCTGCCAACCTGTCGTCACGTACGGCGAGGCCCCGCTGCGCGATGGCTTAGAGTCGAGGGCATGGGCGGCGCATGATGCGCCGCCCTCCAATCATGCGATGACACCGCCGCCATCGACCCGGACCACCGATCCGGTCGCGAAACCGGTGGTCATCAGATAGATCGCGGCATTGGCGATGTCGTCGGGCAATCCAACCCGCCCCACCGGAAGGTGCGACCCCACGCGGGCGAACATCTCAAGCCGGGCGTCATCTTCCATTCTGGACCACAACGGTGTGTCGATGAGCCCCGGCGAAATCGTGTTCACCCGAACCGGGGCCAGTTCCAGCGCAAGACCTCGTGCCAACGCTTCCAGGGCAGCGTTGATGGCGCCTTGAAGCACCGATCTGGACGAGGGGCGCTCGGCAAGGAAGCCCGAGACGAAGGTGAGACTGCCGCGCTCGGCAATCCTCGCCAATCGCGCGACCGTGTAGGCACCCCAGAACTTGCTGTCCATCGCCGCTCGGGCGTCCTCGGGCGCCAGCTTGCGAACCGGCCCCGTGGGTGTCTGCGCGGCCGAGATCAGGACATGATCGAACTCCACCTCAGCCTGGAAAATGCTGGCCACCCTGTCAGCATCGGCAGTGTCGACCTGGACTGCACGCACGTTGCCCAGGATGCCTGCGGCCTTTTCCAGCCGCTCAGCGCTGCGACCTGCGATGGTGACCTGTGCCCCCTCGGCCAACGCCGCGGCCGCCACGGCCTGCCCGATGCCCGAGCTTCCGCCCACCACCAGAACACGTTTGCCCGCCAGTTTGATCATCACTACCCCTTAGGCCAGATGTTCCAGCCGCCGCAGATCGGGCGGCGAAGCCAGCAGATCATCGAAGCGCGCGGCAAGCGCGGTGAAAGGCGCGGCGCGGCCATGCGCCTCCAGCGCCGCCGCATCGCTCCACGCTTCCAGCATCACGAAGCGTGCGGGGTCCTCTCGGTCGCGGTGAAGGTCATAGCGCAGGCAGCCGGGCTCGGCGCGGACGTCGCTCAAGATGCCGGTCAGCGCGGCCTCCAAGGCTGTTTCCTGTCCCAGTTTCGCGACCAGCGTCGCGACTAGATGGATGGTGCCCGACATCAGAACCCCTCCAGCACGATCTTGCCTTTGGCGGTATTCGTTTCGATCAGGGCATGAGCCTTTTTCAGGGTTTCCGCGTTGATCGGCGACAGTGTCTCGGTCAGCGTCGTGCGAATGCGCCCGGCCTCGATCAGCGCGGCCACTTCATTCAGAAGTTTGCCCTGTTCGGCGATGTCGGGCGTGCCGAAGATCGCGCGCGTGAACATCAGCTCCCAGTGGATCGAAGCCGCCTTGCGCTTGAAACCGAGCACGTCCAGCGTTTCGGGGTCGTCGATCAACCCGAAGCGACCCTGCGGCGCGATCAGGGCCTGAATGCCCTTTACATGCCGGTCGCTCTGGTTGGTGGAAAAGACGAAACCGGGCGCGCCGATAGCGAGCGCCTCGACCTGAGCGGCCAGATCGCCGTGGTGGTCGATGACGTGATGGGCGCCAAGTTCGCGCACCCAATCCTGCGTTTCCGGGCGCGAGGCGGTCGCGATCACGGTCAGGTCGGTCAGAGCGCGGACAAGCTGGATGGCGATCGACCCGACGCCGCCCGCGCCGCCGATAATGAGAATGGCGTTGGCAGCTCCCGGAACGGCATGGCGGATGTTGAGCCGGTCGAACAGCATTTCCCATGCGGTGATGGCAGTCAGCGGTAGGGCTGCCGCTTCGGCGTTCGACAGTGTCTTTGGCTTGCGACCGACGATCCGGGCATCGACCAGGTGGAACTGGCTGTTGGCACCGGGCCGGGTGATCGAGCCTGCATAGTAGACCTCGTCCCCAGCGGAGTAACCCTTTGCCTCCGGGCCGACTTCGACGACTCGGCCCACGGCGTCCCAGCCGAGCACCTTCCAGTCGCCTTCAGACGGTGAGGCGCTGCGTCGGACCTTGGTGTCGACCGGGTTGACCGAGATCGCCGCGACCTCGACCAGCAAATCATGTCCGGTGGCTGCGGGGCGCGGCAAGTCGATATCCTGCAGCGAGTCCGCGCGATCGATGGGGCCGGGGCTCTTGTAGCCGATGGCTTTCATGGGCTTCCTCCGTTGTTCGATTGCGTCGGAGCGAACCTGGGCCTATGCTCAAATGTCAGCAATACGCACAACGAATGCATATAGTATCTGAAAGGATACTGTGATGGCCAAGGCCCGTCACTCCCGGTTCGACTGTACGCCGGGCTGTTCGGTAGAGGCAGCGATCGGCCTGATCGACGGCAAGTGGAAATCAATCATTCTCTGGCATCTGCTGTCGGGCACGCTGCGCTTCAACCAGATCCGCCAGCATGTCGAAAATTGTACTCCGCGCATGCTGACCAACCAGTTGCGCGAGATGGAGGCAGACGGCCTGATCACGCGCAAGGTCTACGCCCAGGTGCCGCCCAAGGTGGAATATTCACTCTCGGATCTAGGCCGAACGATGGAGCCGATCCTGCGGGCCCTGAAGGAATGGGGAGATGCGAACATTGGGCTTTACGGCAAGCCCAATGGTCACGATCCGAGGGACGCAATCTGATCGTCAGCGTTTGTCCAGGTGTCCGGTCGGCAGGGCCGTCGTGTATTTGACCTGATCCAGCGCAAAGCTGGACCGGATGTTGGCGACGCCCGGAATCTGGGTCAGGACGTTCATGACAAGCTCCTGATATCGCAGAAGGTCTTCGACCACGACGCGCAGCATGAAGTCTTCAGATCCTGTCATCAGATAGCACTCCATGACCTCCGGCCGGTCTTTGATGGCGTCGGTGAACGTACCGAGCGATGCCTTGTCCTGCTTCTCCAGCGTGACATGCACGAAGACGTTGACCAGCAGGCCCAGCATGACCGGATCGACCAATGCGACCGAGCCGCGGATCACGCCGCGGTCGCGCATGTCGGCGACGCGGCGCCAGCAGGGCGACGCCGACAGGTTTACCCGCTCGGCAAGTTCGGCGTTGCTCAGTTCCGCATCCTGTTGGAGCGCATCAAGGATGCGCAGGCTGGCCGTATCCAGGATCGGACGATCTCTGATCATTCATTTCTCCCTTAGCGCATTTACCGGCATGTCTATCCTCCTGCGTCCAATTTGGAGGATAAGAAAGGTCAGCTTCTGCGCTGAATAGGTGTCAGGATCATTGCGTCATACAAGCCGGAAATGACCATGTCCTGCATCACGCATGCTGCCAGTTTCGGAGCCCATCGGACGGCAAACAGCTGGATATGGCTTTCTGTGATGGTGCTGCTTTGGGGGTTGAGCTGGCCTGCGACCCAGATGGCCCTGACGGAGGTGACACCCTTGTGGCTCGCCGCCTTCCGCTTCGGGTCGGCCGCTCTTTGCCTCTTCGCGTTCCTCGTCCTGCGCGGCGAACTGGGCCGGCCGAGCCGTCACGACCTGCCGATTGTCCTCAGCATCGGTCTGCTGCAGATGATGACCTTCACCGGCCTCGGCATGATCGCGATGACCCGGACGGACACCAGTCATTCCGTTCTGATCGCCTACACCACACCCCTTTGGACCGTGGCGCTTTCATGGATCGCGTTCCGCACGCGGCCGAGCCGGGTCCAGATCCTGGCGCTGGTCACCGGGTTGGCCGGCGTCGCGCTGATCGGCTCGCCCCTTGAAACGGACTGGAGCGCCCCAGGGGCCTTCATGGGGGCAGGCTTTCTGGTGGTTGCGGCGATCGCTTGGTCGGCGGTTATCCTCCATGTTCGGCGGCACCGCTGGGTATCCTCCCCATTGGCGCTTGCTCCCTGGCAAATGCTGCTCGCAACGATCCCGCTTGCCATCCTGGCAGCAACGTTCGAGGGACTGCCGCATGATATCGACTGGAACATCCGGCTTGCCGAAATGATGTTCTTCATTGGTCCGATTGCGACTTCGGCGTGCTTTGTCATTTCGGCGGAACATGGACGACGCATCTCGACTTTCGCGATGTCGAACTTCACGCTCGGTGTGCCGCTGATCGGAATTGCCGGCTCTGTCGTGTTTCTGTCGAACCAGTTGTCGGTCGTCTTCCTGATCGGCCTCGCCCTTGTTTTCGCAGGAATGATCTTGGCCACGGCAGCGCAGGACCGCGGGAAGGCGTGACAAGTCGGTGTCTGTATATCCCCGTCGTTCGGCATGGCCCTGATCTGGAGAACTGCACAGGTGATCATCTGGCTGTCCGGTTCACGGCCCTGACGCGCATAGGCAATCAAGGCCAGGTCATCTGTCGACCGCGGTCCGAGGGAGGAAAAAATGCCCGATCACATCCGACATCTGAAAACAGTGGAGCAGCGGCTGCTGTGGCTGTCCCACTGGATGATCCACAACGCGAACCACCTGCGCCCCAAGGTCGACGGCATCAAGATCGGCGGGCATCAGGCATCCTCCGCCTCGATGGTGTCGATCATGACCGCGCTCTATTTCTCGGCGCTGAGACCCGAGGACAGGGTTGCCGTCAAACCTCACGCTTCGCCCGTCTTTCATGCGATGCAATATCTGGTGGGCAACCAGACGCGCGGGAAGATGGAGAATTTCCGCGGCTACGGCGGCGTCCAAAGCTACCCGAGCCGGACCAAGGACACTGACGACGTGGACTTTTCCACCGGGTCTGTCGGTCTTGGGGTGGGGATGACTGCGCTGGCATCCATCGTGCAGGATTTCATCACGGCCAAGGCCTGGGGGCAGGATGTGACCCCGGGCCGGATGGTGGCCTTGGTCGGCGATGCCGAGCTTGATGAGGGCAACATCTACGAGGTGCTGCAGGAGGGCTGGAAAAACGACCTGCGCAATACCTGGTGGATCATCGACTACAACCGGCAGAGCCTCGACGGGATTGTGCGCGAGGGGTTGTTTGGCCGGGTCGAGAAGATCTTCGAGGCCTTTGGCTGGGATGTGGTGCGGGTGAAGTATGGCGCGCTGCAACGGGCGGCCTTTGCTGAGCCGGGCGGGGCCGCGCTGCGCGACTGGATCGATGCCTGTCCCAACGCGGAATATTCCGCGCTTACCTATATGGGCGGAGCCAATTGGCGCAAACGGCTGATGGAGGAACTGGGCGATCAAGGGGAGGTTTCGGCGCTGATCGACCGCCGCAGCGATGCGGAACTAGCGGCGCTGATGGAGAATCTCGGCGGCAACTGCGTTGAGACGATGGCTGAAACCTTTGCCGCCATCGATCACGATCGCCCGACCTGCTTCCTTGCCTACACGATCAAGGGCTGGGGCACGCCGATTGCGGGCCACAAGGACAACCACGGCGGGTTGATGACCAAGGCGCAGATGGCCGAGTGGCAGGTCTCCATGGGCGTCCCTGAGGGGCAGGAGTGGGAGCCCATGGCGACGGTTTCCGACACGGCAGGCTTTCGGTCCTTTCTCGACAAGGTGCCGTTCTTCGCCGGGGGGTCGCGGCGCTACACAGACGCACGGCTCGACGTGCCCGCGGTGGCGGCCGAAACCAGTCGCGAGATTTCGACCCAGATGGCGTTTGGCAAGTTCCTCGACAATCTGGCACGCGCCGACAGCGATCTGGCCTCTCGCATCCTGACCACGTCTCCAGATGTGACCGGCACCACCGGCCTCGGGCCGTGGGTCAACCGGCGCAGGCTTTTTTCGCGCACCGCGCAAAAGGATGCCTTCATCGAGCACCGCATCCCGTCCACCGCGAAGTGGAACTTCGACCCGGAGGGCCAGCATCTGGAACTGGGCATCGCCGAGATGAACCTGTTTCTGCTGCTCGGCGCGGCGGGACTGGCGCACAGCCTCTGGGGCAGGCGGCTGATCCCGATCGGCACGGTCTACGACCCCTTCGTTCACCGTGGCCTCGATGCGCTGAACTACGCGTGCTATCAGGACGCGCGGTTCATGATCGTCGGCACGCCCTCCGGCGTGACGCTGGCACCCGAAGGCGGTGCACATCAGTCCGTCGGTACGCCCTTGACGGGCATGGCGCAGGATGGGCTGGCCTCATTCGAGCCCGCCTTTGCCGATGAACTCGCCGTCATCATGGAATGGGCGTTCGACTACATGCAGCGAGATGGCGGGAAGGACCCGGATGAGCGGACGTGGCTGCGCGATCAGACCGGTGGCTCGGTTTATCTGCGGTTGACCACGAAGCCGCTCGATCAGCCGGGACAGCGCGTCGACGATGCCTTCCGTCAGGGAGCCATCGATGGCGCCTATTGGATGCGACGGCCCGGACCGAACTGCTCGATCGTGATCGCCTATCAGGGCGCGGTTGCGGACGAGGCGATCGCGGCGGCGGGTCTCGTGGGGGAGCACCGCCGCGACGTGGCGGTGCTTTCGGTGACTTCGGCGGATCGTCTGAACGCAGGCTGGACTGCAGCGCAGCGGGAACGCGCCAGAGGCAACTCTAAAGCCCGCGCCCATGTGGAACGGTTGCTGGACGATCTCCCCGTCCATTGCACCCTGATCACCGTGATCGACGGCCACCCCGCAACGCTGTCCTGGCTGGGCTCCGTTGCCGGGCATCGGGTGGTGTCACATGGGGTCGAACATTTCGGCCAGACTGGTAGCATCGGTGAATTGTACCGCCACTTCGGAATTGATCGACATGCGCTTGTCGCGTCCGTCTTGAAGCTCACCGCCGGTTCGCCAGCGTGTTGAAAGCCTCTCCGCACGCTTTGCCGCGCTCTCAGGTTTCACGGGCTAGGTTAGCAGGTCCCCGGAGCTTCGACGCCAGGCTCATCTCCCGGCATATAATTTCAAGCTAGTGGTGTGAGTTAGACGTCCGTTGGCAGAAGCGAGCGATGCTGGCGAGAATGGTATCCGCGCTCTTGGTCCAGACGAATGGTTTGGGGTCGGCGTTGTTGGCAGCGATGTAGGCTCGGATGGCCTCCTCCAACGCCTGCGTGCTGGTGAACACGCCGTGCTCAAGCCGGCGCCGGGCCAGCAGGGCAAACCAACACTCGACCAGGTTGAGCCAGGAAGCACTGGTCGGGGTGAAGTGCAGGTGGAAGCGGGGCCGCTTGACCAGCCAGTCCTGGACGATCCGGGTCTTGTGGGTGGCGGCATTGTCCAGCAAGACGTGAACGTCGGCATCTGCTGGTACGCCTGCCTCGATGGTGTCGAGGAAGGCGCGGAACTCGATGCTGCGATGCCGGCGCTGGCAGCGGCCGATGACGGTGCCGGCCTTGATGTCCAGGGCTGCAAACAGATCGGTCGTGCCGCAGCGCCGGTAGCCGTGCGTATGGCGCTCGAGTTGTCCCGGCCGCATCGGCAGGACCGGCGCGGTCGGCCGCAACGCCTGGATCTGCGGCTTCTCGTCGACGCACAGCACCAGGGCCCGGTCCGGCGGGTTCAAGTACAGGCCGACCACATCATCCACCTTGTCCACGAAGGCCGGATCGGTGGAGAGCTTGAACGTCTCTACCCGATGGGGCCGCAGACCGAACGCACGCCAGATCCGCCTCACCGCCGTTTGGCTCATCCCAGCCCGCATGGCGATCGACCGGGTGCTCCAGTGGGTGGCGTTGGCCGGCATCTCTTCCAGGGTCAACGCGATCAGACGCTCGACCGCTTGGTCATCGATCTGCCTGGAGGCTCCCGCACGCGGCGCATCGACCAGACCCTCCAGCCGATGCAGGGCAAAACGCCGGCGCCACAGGGCCACCGTCGGCCGGCTCACGCCCAGCGCCCTGGCCACCCCGAGATTGGTGGCCTCCGGCTCGGCGCAGGCAAGCACCACCCGGGCACGCTTAAGCCAGCGCCTGTCCCACCTTGTGTCGACGGACCAGGTTCTCCAGCGCCACCCGTTCCGCCGATGTCAGCTCAAGAACAATCGCCTTTGGTCCACGAGCCATGGCAGCCTCCTCCAAACAAAGATGCTACCATCGCCCAACTTGCTCCAACTGCAAGCTGATCTTTAACTCAGACCACTAGATCTATTCTGGCACCCTAGGAGGATGGCCCACGAGCTCGGCTTCCACTCTGGTTTACCCCTATTTTCTATCCGTACCGGTATTTAAAGAAACGCATCCGAGCCTGTTTCTCGGCAAGGAACCGGCCTGCATCGGCTGGAAGTAAGATCGCTACCCAAGAGGCGGTCCCGGGACTTTGGACAGACGGATAAGCTTGGTTCGCCCTGAAATGGACGGATCCGATGACGGGAAAACGGACGGAGTGTTCTGCGGAGAAGGCGAAGGTGGCGCTGGAGGCGCCGCTTGGGGAACGAAACGACCGCGCAGCGGGCGGCCAGGCACCGCATTCATTAGACGATGGTGGGCGAGTGGAAGCACCGGGCCATGGAGGGCATGGCCGGGGCATTTTCGGGTAAGTCGGCAGGCCGGGAGAGCGCCAAGGCGAGCGAGGCGGAGGCGGAGAAGCTGCACGCGAAGATCGGGCAGTTGCTGGTGGAGCCGGATCGTCTGGCCAAAGCGTCCGGACGATAAGACTGGAGCGGCAACGACAGATGATCGCGCCCGATCACCCGCAGCTCCCGGTTATGCGCCCGTGCGTGTTGGTCTCGATCAGCCTGAGACGGGACCACCTCTTGGGTGCTGCTTCGGCCATGGTCGCCCCTCCCAATCCGCAGCCTGGATCAGTTCAGGCCGTAGGACAGGGAGGTTGAGCATTAAATTGGCTGCGCTCCAACGGCGAATGGCCCCCGGAGCCTGTGCTGGCTGGGGGCATCTGTCAGCGCTGGTGATATGTGGTTTGTGGATTTGGATGCGGGGAGAGGATTTGAACCTCTGACCTTCAGGTTATGAGCCTGACGAGCTACCGGGCTGCTCCACCCCGCGTCGAGGGAAGTCTCGCTGGTGTTGTGTTGTTGGCGGCGTCACGCTGACCCGGCGGCGACCGACTTTCCCGTGCCTTAAGACACAGTATCATGGGCGCTGAGGGGTTTCACGGCCGAGTTCGGGATGGGATCGGGTGTGGCACCCTCGCTGTGACCACCGGGTCGGCGTGACGTCGCGATCTTGCCTGGTGGCGCGCCGTTGGCGCGCCGGCTTCCCTGTCTATCGGCCGTTCGGCCTACTTGAGCCAGGGAAGCTTTTCTT
Proteins encoded in this region:
- a CDS encoding winged helix-turn-helix transcriptional regulator, whose translation is MAKARHSRFDCTPGCSVEAAIGLIDGKWKSIILWHLLSGTLRFNQIRQHVENCTPRMLTNQLREMEADGLITRKVYAQVPPKVEYSLSDLGRTMEPILRALKEWGDANIGLYGKPNGHDPRDAI
- a CDS encoding Lrp/AsnC family transcriptional regulator yields the protein MIRDRPILDTASLRILDALQQDAELSNAELAERVNLSASPCWRRVADMRDRGVIRGSVALVDPVMLGLLVNVFVHVTLEKQDKASLGTFTDAIKDRPEVMECYLMTGSEDFMLRVVVEDLLRYQELVMNVLTQIPGVANIRSSFALDQVKYTTALPTGHLDKR
- a CDS encoding DMT family transporter, with product MSCITHAASFGAHRTANSWIWLSVMVLLWGLSWPATQMALTEVTPLWLAAFRFGSAALCLFAFLVLRGELGRPSRHDLPIVLSIGLLQMMTFTGLGMIAMTRTDTSHSVLIAYTTPLWTVALSWIAFRTRPSRVQILALVTGLAGVALIGSPLETDWSAPGAFMGAGFLVVAAIAWSAVILHVRRHRWVSSPLALAPWQMLLATIPLAILAATFEGLPHDIDWNIRLAEMMFFIGPIATSACFVISAEHGRRISTFAMSNFTLGVPLIGIAGSVVFLSNQLSVVFLIGLALVFAGMILATAAQDRGKA